From the Cryptomeria japonica chromosome 2, Sugi_1.0, whole genome shotgun sequence genome, one window contains:
- the LOC131051992 gene encoding uncharacterized protein LOC131051992: MTQVRSSYLGIEFHLDRREENKLYLNGEMCYYITDKIWYTLLDFAEVAKSTVFLKGYKEFWQQVATGGVMTISDVLDNLILENHTIKILDNDFVLPVNLTISEEKMLKFLNLVGLFLQTRQIYWLIPTLLSFTAALLEFSTALRAWLYDHINLLFCRFMHIICDRLPRSMRREVYSFGNWVENLKPSNDLRLRVVKGEICAVIGGGAKVHREGATLFQAEAFEWSGLEGETLIEKTIPCGKIDPDYRSINIGCSFDPTKGKCHVAANTVALAEVDCNRDEFAKLYEFLTCVAKNRSGSLRSCASNNKVRVRGFRETVACYSKSGFPPVYELKLDNVIVE, encoded by the coding sequence ATGACTCAGGTACGATCGTCCTACTTGGGTATTGAATTTCATCTAGACAGACGGGAGGAAAACAAGTTGTATCTCAACGGGGAAATGTGTTATTACATCACCGACAAAATCTGGTATACCTTGTTGGACTTTGCAGAAGTGGCCAAGAGCACTGTGTTTCTGAAAGGGTATAAAGAATTCTGGCAACAGGTAGCCACAGGTGGTGTCATGACCATATCAGATGTCCTTGATAATTTAATTTTGGAAAATCACACCATCAAGATTCTAGACAATGATTTTGTTTTGCCTGTAAATTTAACAATTTCTGAGGAGAAAATGCTCAAGTTTTTAAATTTAGTAGGGTTGTTTCTGCAAACGAGGCAAATCTATTGGCTGATTCCTACACTATTGAGCTTTACAGCAGCCCTATTGGAGTTCAGCACAGCATTGAGAGCATGGCTATATGACCATATCAATCTACTCTTCTGCCGGTTCATGCATATCATTTGTGACCGGCTGCCTCGGTCAATGAGGAGGGAGGTGTACTCCTTTGGAAACTGGGTGGAAAATCTGAAGCCCTCCAATGACCTAAGGCTGAGGGTTGTAAAAGGCGAAATATGTGCAGTCATAGGTGGAGGTGCAAAAGTGCATAGAGAAGGCGCGACTCTGTTTCAGGCAGAAGCCTTTGAATGGTCGGGCTTGGAGGGAGAAACCCTAATTGAAAAGACCATTCCTTGTGGCAAAATTGATCCTGACTATCGTTCAATTAACATCGGGTGCTCGTTTGATCCAACGAAAGGGAAATGTCACGTAGCAGCTAACACTGTGGCTCTGGCTGAGGTGGATTGTAATAGGGATGAGTTTGCCAAGTTGTACGAGTTTCTGACTTGCGTGGCCAAGAATCGTTCAGGCTCGCTGCGATCTTGTGCTTCCAATAACAAAGTGCGTGTTCGCGGGTTTAGAGAGACTGTCGCTTGTTATTCCAAAAGTGGGTTTCCACCTGTGTATGAACTGAAATTGGATAATGTAATTGTTGAGTGA